A single window of Bacillota bacterium DNA harbors:
- a CDS encoding N-6 DNA methylase, with protein MSRSKIPACTSVLTQALAELRQGKPYPEAISALVQGLFWWGLGETSASPAELVDLGGPFTHPAWQGKCPAAIRELRAHLEAIHPTGSELGCSLEAVHWNQKTVAERGEGIYYTPPLLAQFMARLVLSLYVNELTASGTCTGSGTCTASGARGSRPTEKAQLPPSFVLYDPAVGTGAFLTAALQELASLPADLRPGGTKCDLLPLLAGKDVDAEAVYLTKVRLWLEVLPELKRGAASFPPLPGISIGDSLQEPPLWADVVLANPPYRRQEGIDPETKRFLSERFQGLLPRQVDLYGYFLANLVHILKPGAVAAVVTPVAWLEVDYGRALQDLLQQQLEIPLIITSACERWFQESAVHTAVCTFARRAGRQKPSGPTTLVNLLTPLATVPPEPMASLAPCPSGFKCHQDWQAVTLPRERLQALTHRREPVRAVWGTMLRAPAAYFTLHQMTAQSWTRAGELGEVRRGFTSGANAFFFVRDVTDTAPKDLGQKLGLTPHSDLAVITVGTKPEEQYFAVEKRFLLPLVKSPREVEGYLVSEDKLSWKVLLLPPDKDYIKGLKVADYIRWGEAQSFQHRPTLRARPLWWSLPKLLPPQVLARQFYDRRFNFPYNPGAILCDHTFYYLTGCVDPELIAALLNSTITFFHVELWGRSNMGDGVLTFYGSELADLPVVKPALFNLKRQRALRKCFRRLCGRAVLPIEEEVEQPDRQELDLVVLSALGLTGLPAATLLGEIYTALCQLVNRRQERSQF; from the coding sequence ATGTCCAGGTCTAAAATACCGGCTTGCACCTCGGTGTTGACCCAGGCTCTGGCTGAACTCAGGCAGGGAAAGCCTTACCCAGAGGCCATCTCCGCCCTAGTACAGGGCCTTTTCTGGTGGGGATTAGGGGAGACATCAGCCTCGCCGGCAGAGCTGGTGGATCTTGGCGGTCCTTTTACCCACCCGGCTTGGCAGGGGAAGTGCCCGGCCGCCATTAGAGAATTGAGGGCCCATCTGGAGGCTATACACCCTACTGGATCGGAACTGGGATGCTCGCTTGAGGCTGTACACTGGAATCAGAAGACTGTAGCTGAGCGCGGAGAGGGGATCTACTATACCCCGCCGCTGTTAGCTCAATTTATGGCCCGGCTGGTATTATCTTTATACGTCAATGAACTTACCGCTAGCGGTACTTGCACCGGCAGCGGTACTTGCACCGCTAGCGGTGCTCGCGGTTCCCGGCCCACCGAAAAAGCACAGCTCCCGCCTTCGTTCGTACTGTATGATCCGGCCGTGGGAACCGGGGCCTTCTTAACGGCTGCCCTGCAGGAGCTGGCCTCCTTGCCGGCCGACCTGCGGCCGGGAGGAACGAAATGCGATCTGTTGCCGCTTTTGGCCGGCAAGGATGTTGATGCGGAGGCAGTCTACTTGACCAAAGTTCGCTTGTGGTTGGAGGTGTTACCGGAATTAAAACGAGGTGCTGCTTCTTTTCCGCCGCTGCCGGGTATCAGCATCGGCGACAGCCTACAGGAGCCGCCTCTGTGGGCTGATGTGGTGCTGGCCAATCCTCCCTACCGGCGCCAGGAAGGCATCGATCCGGAAACAAAGAGGTTTTTATCGGAACGGTTTCAGGGGTTACTGCCTCGTCAAGTGGATCTCTACGGCTATTTTTTAGCCAACCTGGTACATATATTAAAGCCAGGCGCTGTTGCGGCCGTGGTTACGCCGGTGGCTTGGCTGGAAGTGGATTACGGCCGAGCCCTACAGGACCTTCTGCAGCAGCAACTGGAGATTCCGCTAATTATTACATCCGCCTGCGAGCGCTGGTTCCAGGAATCAGCCGTCCATACTGCCGTCTGCACTTTTGCCCGCCGTGCCGGTCGGCAAAAGCCCAGCGGTCCGACCACACTGGTTAATTTACTGACTCCACTGGCGACGGTACCGCCGGAACCAATGGCCTCTCTGGCCCCTTGCCCGTCTGGTTTTAAGTGCCATCAAGACTGGCAAGCTGTTACTTTGCCCCGGGAACGTCTGCAGGCGCTGACCCACAGACGAGAACCGGTACGAGCCGTTTGGGGTACCATGCTACGGGCACCGGCGGCTTATTTCACTTTGCATCAAATGACCGCTCAGTCCTGGACCAGAGCCGGTGAACTGGGAGAGGTCAGACGAGGATTTACCTCCGGCGCCAATGCCTTTTTCTTCGTGCGCGATGTGACTGATACCGCTCCCAAAGATCTAGGCCAGAAGCTGGGCCTTACCCCTCACAGCGACCTGGCCGTTATTACGGTTGGAACCAAACCGGAAGAACAATATTTTGCCGTGGAAAAGAGGTTTTTGTTACCGCTCGTCAAGTCGCCGCGAGAAGTGGAAGGTTACCTGGTGAGTGAGGACAAGCTCAGCTGGAAAGTATTGCTGCTTCCGCCGGATAAAGATTATATTAAGGGACTTAAAGTAGCTGATTATATCCGCTGGGGAGAGGCACAAAGCTTTCAGCACCGGCCCACCCTTAGAGCCAGACCCCTGTGGTGGAGCTTACCCAAACTGTTGCCGCCACAAGTTCTGGCCCGCCAATTTTACGACCGGCGGTTTAATTTTCCCTATAACCCAGGGGCGATCTTATGTGACCATACTTTTTATTACCTTACCGGCTGCGTAGACCCCGAACTTATAGCCGCACTCTTAAACTCCACCATTACCTTTTTCCATGTGGAGCTTTGGGGACGATCCAATATGGGCGACGGCGTCCTTACTTTTTACGGTTCAGAACTGGCCGACCTGCCGGTGGTAAAACCGGCCCTGTTTAATCTTAAGCGGCAGCGCGCCTTAAGAAAATGCTTTCGCCGGCTGTGTGGACGAGCGGTGCTGCCGATCGAAGAAGAAGTGGAACAACCTGACCGGCAAGAGTTAGACCTGGTGGTACTGTCGGCCCTGGGACTTACCGGGCTCCCGGCAGCAACCTTGCTAGGGGAGATTTACACTGCCCTGTGTCAGTTAGTTAACCGACGGCAGGAACGCTCACAGTTTTAG
- a CDS encoding DEAD/DEAH box helicase encodes MNIEKTQLTIKNQEQYCGQISYCRHLPGQEASYAAPKEPLSPVVRDCLAAEGINRLYAHQAAALDAVRDGNNIVVVTPTASGKTLCYNLPVLSELVADKKARALYLFPTKALTQDQLTTVDGFGLVPAAVYDGDTPDTAKAAIREQARVVLTNPDMLHLGILPNHLKWHEFFSQLRFVVIDEIHTYRGVFGTQVAHVIRRLRRLAREHGADPQFILTSATIANPKQHAERLTGLPVTLIAGSGAPQGERNFIFWQVPAPRTYLSEAVWLLQVLLAERARTIAFARARQVVERMLRRVQQTAPEPLGQQIMAYRGGYLPAERRAIEKALFSGRLLGVVATNALELGIDVGAMDVCLIAGYPGTIASTWQQAGRVGRRERPSLVIFIAVANPLDQYFLRHPEVFFDKPTESALIDTANPYLLLGQARCAAQELPLSTQDLSLWDPVLLDLLTILEEDGEVTQGDGRWFYVGQDYPAQKANLRTTGSTFLLRERSANNRLIGTMDRHTAFSEAYPGAIYLHQGETYRVEELDVAQEVAYLNKLDADYYTMVGRQKNTEILATLAEKELHGHEFAIGQLKVRTKVTGYVKKHEITGQVLGGENLSLPEEVLETMGMWFIPSPELVAKIQAVGLDLMGGLHAVEHAAIALLPLFAMCDRNDVGGLSTTLHTQTGRPTIFIHDAYQGGVGFAEKGYERAEELLAATLEAVASCPCENGCPNCIYSPKCSNFNRPLDKEAAIMLLYGLLGQEYERRDRKSLPPIMRQNIVRQLQRLKGVEV; translated from the coding sequence ATGAACATAGAAAAAACACAGTTAACCATCAAGAATCAGGAACAATATTGCGGTCAGATTTCTTATTGTCGTCATTTGCCGGGACAGGAAGCCAGCTATGCGGCACCTAAAGAGCCGTTGTCGCCGGTTGTCAGGGATTGTTTAGCTGCTGAGGGCATTAATCGTCTCTACGCCCATCAGGCGGCGGCTTTGGATGCTGTGCGGGACGGAAACAATATTGTGGTGGTTACGCCTACAGCCTCTGGCAAAACCCTGTGCTACAATTTGCCGGTGCTGAGCGAATTGGTGGCCGACAAAAAGGCACGAGCATTGTATCTGTTTCCCACCAAAGCTCTAACCCAGGATCAGCTGACTACGGTGGACGGTTTCGGCCTGGTACCGGCCGCGGTCTACGACGGTGACACCCCTGATACAGCCAAGGCGGCCATCCGTGAGCAGGCCCGGGTGGTTCTAACCAATCCGGACATGTTACATCTGGGTATTTTGCCTAATCATCTTAAGTGGCATGAATTTTTCTCCCAGCTGCGGTTTGTGGTTATTGACGAAATCCATACTTACCGCGGTGTTTTCGGTACCCAAGTAGCCCATGTTATTCGCCGCTTGCGCCGCTTGGCTCGGGAACACGGGGCAGACCCTCAGTTTATTCTTACCTCGGCCACCATCGCTAATCCCAAACAGCATGCTGAACGCCTCACTGGCTTGCCGGTGACACTTATTGCTGGCAGCGGTGCGCCGCAGGGAGAGCGCAATTTTATTTTTTGGCAAGTTCCCGCGCCTAGGACTTATCTGAGTGAAGCTGTCTGGCTGCTGCAGGTTTTGTTAGCAGAACGAGCTCGTACTATTGCTTTTGCTCGGGCCCGGCAGGTGGTGGAGCGGATGTTGCGCCGGGTACAACAGACTGCTCCGGAACCGTTGGGGCAACAAATCATGGCTTATCGCGGCGGTTATTTGCCAGCCGAGCGCCGGGCTATTGAAAAGGCCCTGTTTTCCGGAAGACTGCTGGGAGTGGTGGCCACCAACGCCTTAGAATTGGGCATTGACGTGGGGGCCATGGATGTGTGCCTGATTGCCGGTTATCCAGGGACCATTGCCTCCACGTGGCAACAAGCGGGCCGGGTGGGGCGGCGCGAACGGCCGTCGCTGGTGATTTTTATTGCCGTGGCGAATCCATTGGATCAGTATTTCTTACGTCACCCAGAAGTCTTTTTCGATAAACCCACCGAAAGCGCCTTGATCGATACCGCCAACCCTTATTTGTTACTGGGTCAGGCCCGCTGCGCTGCCCAGGAACTGCCCCTATCAACACAGGATTTGTCTTTATGGGATCCGGTGCTGCTGGACCTTCTGACCATCTTGGAGGAAGACGGCGAAGTTACTCAGGGTGACGGGCGCTGGTTTTATGTAGGTCAGGATTATCCGGCCCAAAAAGCAAATCTCCGGACTACAGGCAGTACGTTTTTACTGCGGGAACGGAGCGCTAACAATCGGTTGATCGGCACCATGGATCGGCATACGGCTTTTTCCGAGGCCTACCCCGGAGCCATCTATCTGCACCAGGGTGAGACTTACCGGGTGGAGGAGTTGGACGTGGCCCAAGAGGTGGCCTATCTGAATAAACTGGATGCGGACTATTACACCATGGTGGGTCGACAAAAGAACACTGAAATTTTGGCTACTCTGGCCGAAAAAGAACTGCATGGCCATGAGTTTGCCATCGGACAGCTCAAGGTACGGACCAAAGTAACCGGCTATGTTAAGAAGCACGAAATCACCGGCCAAGTATTAGGGGGAGAGAACCTGTCCTTGCCGGAAGAAGTGCTGGAAACCATGGGTATGTGGTTCATACCGTCACCGGAGCTAGTAGCTAAGATACAAGCTGTCGGGCTGGATCTCATGGGCGGACTGCATGCAGTGGAGCATGCTGCCATTGCTTTGCTGCCCCTGTTTGCCATGTGCGACCGCAACGATGTGGGTGGCTTGTCCACTACTTTGCATACCCAGACCGGACGACCCACGATCTTTATTCACGACGCTTACCAAGGCGGAGTGGGCTTTGCTGAAAAAGGGTATGAACGGGCCGAAGAGCTGCTGGCAGCTACGCTGGAGGCGGTGGCCAGCTGCCCCTGTGAGAACGGCTGTCCCAATTGCATCTATTCACCCAAGTGCTCCAACTTTAATCGTCCGCTGGATAAAGAAGCAGCCATAATGTTGCTGTATGGCTTGCTGGGTCAAGAGTATGAGCGGCGAGATAGAAAAAGTCTGCCACCGATTATGCGCCAGAACATTGTCCGTCAGCTTCAGCGGCTAAAAGGAGTGGAAGTATGA
- a CDS encoding DUF1540 domain-containing protein: MARGQQIMCSVNSCHYWKTGNQCDANSIMVTADSFATSAPDTIDAPQASTLSATPTQRCEETCCKTFTHKGSGKERMDSVMRT; encoded by the coding sequence ATGGCTCGAGGGCAGCAAATCATGTGCAGTGTCAACAGTTGTCATTATTGGAAAACAGGAAACCAGTGCGACGCCAATAGTATTATGGTTACGGCCGATAGCTTCGCCACTTCCGCACCTGACACCATTGATGCGCCGCAAGCCTCGACCCTTTCGGCCACACCCACCCAGCGGTGCGAGGAAACATGCTGCAAAACCTTTACCCACAAAGGTTCCGGCAAAGAGCGCATGGACAGTGTTATGAGAACCTAA
- a CDS encoding DUF1727 domain-containing protein, translated as MVEQTVITTEQTGWTLGTRLAFILGKLCIALLQLAQWLRLPWGGTAFPGRVVLKIDRNIVATLRRRYHGFILVTGTNGKTSTTAQLVQLLQSAGLEVVSNPEGANMVPGLVTALLKAEPIWPPAATPGYSGQTRLAVLEVDEGSLLPLSRRVTEVDMVIITNLFPDQLDRYGSVNALAKQMKKALTAWRGATLVLNADDPLVASFGQNRSHARYFAVETADDDPAFISGEAGEVSLCPLCGQRLHYSSSRYAHLGCYACSGCDFSRPRPSVIAWLLPDKKEPGTLFLVRTPTEEVEFYSALTGLYNVYNTTAALAATAVLQPKTKLASLTSAVAAFRAPAGRTEYFSWPDRSKEATLVLVKNPAGFNQALTTLADTQTEGAATTLIIAINDLPADGRDVSWLWDTYIDAIAGDVFVICSGRRARDVAVCFKYNGLPLDKMMVVPEVNKAVREALTAPAPNIIVLCNYTVLAPLRQALVKQGGKADAT; from the coding sequence ATGGTGGAACAAACTGTAATTACAACCGAGCAAACTGGCTGGACACTTGGCACCCGGTTAGCTTTTATTCTGGGAAAGCTTTGTATTGCACTATTGCAGCTAGCCCAGTGGCTGCGCCTGCCTTGGGGCGGTACCGCTTTTCCCGGCCGGGTTGTACTGAAGATAGACCGAAATATAGTAGCTACTCTGCGCCGACGCTACCACGGCTTTATCCTGGTCACTGGTACCAACGGTAAAACCAGCACTACGGCTCAGCTGGTACAGTTGCTGCAGAGTGCCGGGCTAGAAGTGGTCTCCAACCCGGAAGGAGCCAACATGGTCCCTGGGCTGGTCACGGCCCTGCTTAAGGCCGAGCCAATCTGGCCCCCAGCAGCTACCCCCGGCTATAGTGGCCAAACTCGCTTAGCTGTGCTGGAAGTGGACGAAGGCAGCCTGCTGCCTTTGTCCCGGCGTGTTACCGAAGTTGATATGGTAATTATAACCAACCTTTTCCCCGATCAGTTAGATCGCTATGGTTCGGTCAATGCCTTAGCGAAGCAGATGAAAAAGGCGCTGACTGCTTGGCGTGGCGCCACCTTAGTGCTAAATGCCGACGATCCGTTGGTGGCTTCTTTCGGACAGAACCGCAGCCATGCCCGCTACTTTGCTGTGGAGACGGCTGACGATGACCCTGCCTTCATAAGCGGCGAAGCAGGCGAAGTTTCCCTCTGCCCGCTCTGCGGACAGAGGCTGCATTACAGCAGTTCCCGCTATGCCCACTTAGGTTGCTATGCTTGTTCCGGCTGTGACTTCAGCCGACCGCGGCCCTCGGTAATCGCTTGGCTTTTACCGGATAAAAAAGAACCCGGTACTTTGTTTCTGGTTCGGACTCCCACCGAAGAAGTGGAATTTTATAGTGCCTTAACCGGTCTATATAATGTTTATAACACTACTGCTGCCCTAGCAGCCACCGCAGTCTTGCAACCAAAAACAAAGCTGGCCTCCCTGACGTCAGCAGTAGCTGCTTTCCGGGCTCCGGCTGGGCGGACCGAATACTTCAGCTGGCCTGACCGAAGCAAGGAAGCCACTTTGGTCCTGGTAAAAAACCCGGCCGGATTCAATCAGGCCCTTACTACTTTGGCTGACACGCAAACGGAAGGCGCAGCCACCACGCTTATTATAGCCATCAACGATCTTCCTGCTGACGGGCGCGATGTGTCTTGGCTCTGGGACACATATATTGATGCCATTGCCGGCGACGTCTTCGTCATCTGCAGCGGTCGTCGAGCCCGAGACGTGGCTGTATGTTTTAAGTACAACGGCCTGCCGCTGGATAAGATGATGGTGGTGCCCGAGGTGAATAAGGCTGTCCGGGAGGCCTTAACAGCCCCGGCGCCTAACATCATCGTTCTTTGCAATTATACCGTGTTGGCACCGCTACGACAGGCGTTAGTGAAACAAGGAGGTAAAGCGGATGCTACTTAG
- a CDS encoding glutamine amidotransferase: MLLRILHLYPDLLNQEQSNILVLSRRAQWRGIDLEISEARRSDPWSLKNCDLVFLGSGTVEAQTAVAQDWSDKIPSLREAVDNGLVLLAISAGYQLLGTAIRTAEGNIIPGAGIFSTATKIKPRRLEGPVAVRLSFLRSDQPVVGYENHQGHTRIASSSSVVCQKNTVVPLGRVVYGQGNNGQDQTEGARYKNALGTYIQGPVLAKNPHLADFLLEQALSHRYGQVRLSPLDDRLENQANQEFFDQYRPHPLTQLLFSRRR, translated from the coding sequence ATGCTACTTAGGATCTTGCACCTGTACCCTGATCTGTTGAACCAGGAACAGAGCAATATTCTCGTTTTGAGCCGGCGCGCCCAGTGGCGGGGCATTGACTTGGAAATTAGTGAAGCTCGGCGCTCCGATCCCTGGTCGTTAAAAAACTGTGATCTGGTTTTCCTCGGTAGCGGCACAGTCGAAGCACAAACAGCCGTAGCCCAAGACTGGTCCGATAAAATACCGTCCCTGCGAGAAGCCGTAGACAACGGGTTGGTCCTGCTGGCCATTAGCGCCGGTTATCAGCTCTTGGGCACCGCTATTCGGACCGCCGAAGGGAACATAATCCCCGGGGCCGGTATATTCTCTACCGCTACTAAGATCAAACCGCGCCGGTTAGAAGGTCCTGTAGCCGTCCGTCTATCCTTCTTACGGTCCGACCAACCGGTAGTAGGTTATGAGAACCACCAGGGGCATACTCGTATAGCATCATCATCGTCTGTGGTCTGCCAAAAAAATACCGTCGTCCCTCTAGGGCGAGTAGTGTATGGACAAGGTAATAATGGCCAAGATCAAACTGAAGGCGCTCGCTATAAAAACGCGTTGGGCACCTACATACAAGGACCCGTCTTAGCAAAAAACCCCCATTTAGCTGATTTTCTCCTCGAGCAAGCCCTGAGCCACCGCTACGGCCAAGTGCGCTTATCACCCTTAGACGATCGATTAGAGAACCAAGCCAATCAAGAATTCTTTGACCAATATCGCCCTCACCCACTGACACAATTGTTGTTCTCCCGCCGCCGTTAA